DNA sequence from the Cucumis melo cultivar AY chromosome 6, USDA_Cmelo_AY_1.0, whole genome shotgun sequence genome:
TTGTAGCactcttttttttcccttttcttttttcattttcctcaaatccaaaaagaacaaaaaatcaGTGGATGTACGATAGTCATTACCATAGTGAAAGATGtgaaaaccaaaaaaaaaaaaaaaaaaaaagttaaagaaaaagaTTTATTTATTACAGTATGAAAATTCTGAATTCTCCCCCTTCTCTCCTGCTGCCTTTCATTACTTTTACTCtaaaaagttagttttggtgatTGTTTTCAGGCATGCCATCTTCTTCTTTCACCCTTCCCATTTTTATAAGAATAAagaatgatatatatattttttcattacAAGCCAGCCTGTGATGGCAATGCAAATGAACAAAACTAGAAAAGAAAGCAGGAGACAAAGTTGCAGGTTTTGGCAGTAATGGAAACCAAGATTCAGAAAAGagcttttcttttgttttttttttaaatacctTCAAATTTTCTTCCCACTGGTTGACTTAAAAggcaaaagaaagaaaaagaaaaaaaaccaagGAATTGTAATAATAGCTAATCAATCTCTCAATTTGACACCACCAGGCCAATTTTAAAAGCAGACTTGTCTGTCTTTGTCTATGGGATCCACAAAACAAGGACACTGCTAAACATCCAAATGCTGCCATTTCTTGCAGTATTGTATTATGATTTTGTCAAAACATGCTCATCTTTAGCTTGTGGAGCATGGAAAAGTTGGACACAAAAGGGTAAACCCACATCATTTAAGGTTAAGTCAGAGTGGGAGGTCAAACTTGTAAAATTTTGTCATCAAGGCCTGAAAGAAGGATGAAAACTACATTGGATTCACAGAAACTCAATGTTTAGTTTCCTTACTTGGTTTGAAACACGATTCTAGTTTCGGTTTCGCCCAATGTTCGATCCAGTTGTAAACTTGTTTGGAAAATGGTTTTCTGTTTCTGTTCTGGTTGTTCTTAAAATTTATTATGAACAAATGACTTGAGTGATTCTGATTCGAATAGAAACTTTTCTTGTAATGGCTAATTTAAAAGGCTGCCATTATGGAAATAGCCCCCACAAAATGTCCCTTGAAAATAGGTGTTTGGGCTGGACATTGAAAGTTGATTTGAGTTGTGGCTTATCCATCTGTGGTCCTTCGTGATTTGTTGCTTTGAAGAGCTTTATGATCATAGGAATCCATATAGGGTAAGGCCTTTCAGCTTTTCATAAAGTccaataatcaaattaaactgcTAGTCATTTACTTAAAAAAGAAGCTAATAGTCATATCCAAGatcataattaaaaaatattcataaTCAAAGACCACCAACCTCCTGGTTTGAGGGTATATGTGGTATGCTTGACTAGGAACAACGTGCACAAATTTTCTTACAATCACTTTACGTAAGATTCCCATAATTAAAATTAACCCACTATTACCTAAGCTAAAATACTTTAATCACAACCTCCAATCTAATACTAAAGTTAACCTAAGTTCAAGTAAGTAGAGAGTTTGCTAGATTGAAAAGTACCATAAAGAACATAATCTAGGTAAGATACTTCGTAGCTCGATCTAGTTGGAATTGAGACGGTAAAGCATCAATGTAGCTAAAGTACctttaacttttgaaaaattAGACTAGCTAGTTTAGCTAGGGTAGACAAGCCTAGAACCCTAGAATAATTAGGACATCGAACACAAAATAACTTTTATTTTGATTGACCACTATATTAATACACCATATATTGTAGATTCGAGTTCAATTTGAAGTCCGATTAccatttcaaataaaaaaatgttgttatatgaTCTTTAGGTAACTACTTTTTCTTGGGTGAACCTAAGTATGGTGCTATGAGTTGACTAAGTTGGGGTTGAAAGCAATCTTAATGAGTGGACATGGCTTTAGCTCTTGGGTTGTCCTTCACTCTAGCTTGGTCCTGGCCTTAAAAGGTCTTCATGGTCTTTAGACTTGGCTTAATagctataattttcttttttctccaaAAAGGAATGTCTAATTCTTTATTGTATATTTTCTAAgattataaattaaaagttttttttttacaatattggaaattatatatatattttttctttttgtctttttgaAACAAATATGGTAAACATGAACTTTGAATCTTTACTGATAAAAAACAGAAATATTTAGAAGATTGGGCTACTACATTACTAATATATCATAGATGATGATACATTTTCTCTCAGTCTCATCTCatctattattaatatattgttTATTATAAAGATCTTTTAAACAAATCAAATTTACTGTTAGATATCTAacgttttattttttttaaataaaactaattacattatcatttcttttctttccttattaccattattttttgaattttaatttgtttgtcATTTATTAActttgaagaaataaaaagatCTAGTGATGGGTATATAAGACAATATGCTATATAGATGTCTATAGTATAATagaattttttcaagaaaaaagcTATTCATACCTTatagaaaaaattataaatgacaaaaatttaacaatttttgtccatgttcttgtttttcttttttttacaatttttctcTATATATAATTATGAAATCATATctcattttaaaaattgaaaaggaaaaacaataTTAAGCTTCAGAGATATACATGCAGCTTTTAATAAgaacttttaaataatttttttaattcataattaagatttttaaaaagaaaataatcaaatattttaatttaataattaagtaatgatatttttaaaaatgaaatattttgaagaGGTTGAGATTTATTAATGGTgattatgtataaagaaaaaaaaaagaatggatGGAGAACCGCTGTGCTTCAATGGACACGTGGACGAAGTCGTGGATCCTGTCCACGACTAGGCAAAGTAGTAGACGAGACCCACGACTTCTCTGCTCTATTTTCATCCATTGTTTCACTTCTATCCCATTTTTTAcgataatttttaaaaataacattattaaaaaaaaaactttcttacttttataataaattttttgtaCCTTTGACTTctagtaaaaaaaatataagaactTAATCGAATATCATGCTTATATTTTCAAGAATGATTTTGTAAATTATATATATCACTCTATTCTCAAAACATCTCTAGTTTGTAAAAACAAAGTATTTAGTTCTTGTAAAAGTAggatataaaaaattaaaggtgttgataaaaaagaagaaaaaaaaattagtatcCAACTATATGTTTGAGAGGAAACAAACCACCATGGGAAGTAGAAAACCTTCATCGCATCTATGCAGTGTTCGACCTCAACACTAAATAGATCCAACCACGTATAGTTAAGATAATAGATGAACACACATTGAGCATAATTTTTCTATCATATCCAATCCATCCATGCCTTCTTAAATCTTCCCATCCACCTTCATGAAATTTATTGATATTCTGATTTATCTGTTGAGTTTGTCTCTTTAGTTCTTATGATCAACCTCATAAATTAGTTCATAAATCAGTCTTCGTACTCAGCTAAATAATTCATCTTCTTGTAGAACCATGTTTTAGATCATAGTTACCAAACTAAGATACTTTAACCATATTTCTTTCACCCATATAactaaaagaagatttgatgtACCCTAAACACTAAACACTTGAAGAAAGTTTGTAATAAAGATTGAAAGGTGTTTATTTAGTAAATACCAAATGATATTGGTTGTTAAGGATTCTAGTAACATTGTTAAACTATTCCTAACAAACCACATAAGATACTGATCTAATCTCACAATCAATCCTCATTACTCACTCTCCttgagatgatgaagatgaaaacCAAGTTGGCTAATATTTTAATAacttataatattttaaaaacttatcaTTCCCACTAATGTATACAATAGATATATCCACTATGCCAaccttttttttgtttgattccCACATGAAAGAAGGTAGCCCTGTTTTCGAACCAAATACCTTATGAATAGTGAAACCATTTTGCATGCAATCTAACACGTTGCCATTGAGGTGTCTAACAAAAGCCTCCCCCATCGCCGCGTCGTCTCCCCCAATCTCTTTAATTGTCTCCTTGCTCCACATCAGGTTCTACGCTCTCTTTTGCAGCTGTGTCTGTTCTGCTTTCTTGTACTATTCATTGTTGGCGTCTTTTCACCACATCTGATCTTCTCCATGCATATATGCCACATCTATCTCTGCCAAATTGGACACTCGGCGATCAGCATGTTACCTTCATTTCACTACTTTGCGTGCATGGATTTTTAAGTACTATAAGTAGGGATTGGGGAAGAGGCATTGAAGGGCATCTCTCGGGTCTCAAAACATGGCGTTTTCTAAAGTTAAGTTTCGTTTGTGTCTGTTGGCGTTAACTCTTTTTCTTGCTTGTGTGTCTGTTGGTTTGGGTGCTGAGGGTGAGAGCCTTGGCAGCGGGGTTGGGGTTGACAATGGATGTGTGAATGGGTGTCAGGAGTTGAAGGGGAAGAATCTGGATGAGTATGCTGCTTGCGAGAAGAGATGTGGAGTGAACCAAGAGGTGACTGAGATTTGTCGACAATGGTGTCAAGTGATGGAGCCGCATGGGGGGGAGCAGCAGCAACGTAGGTGTCGACAGGAATGTGAGGAACGGTTGAGGGACCAAAAGCAGGGGGAGGATGTTGAGGATAAATGGAGAGATcctgagagagagagagaggagcaACGTCGGAGGGAACACGAGCGGGAAGAACGACGTCGTCGTGAGCGTGAGAGAGAACGCGAGAGGGGTAGGGGTCATCGCGATGAGAATGATAGAGATCCTGAGCGTGAACGAGAAGAGAGGCGTAGGGAGGAACAACGGAGAGAGCAAGAACAACGCCGTAGAGAGCAAGAACGAAGAGAGCGAGAACGTAGAGGCGAAAGGGAGGATGAAGAGGAAAACCAAAGGGGCCCAGATTGGCGCAGGGAGCAGGAACGCAGAGAGCAAGAGCGACGTCGAAGAGAGCAGGAGCGAGAACGCCGAGAACGCGAACGAAGAGGCGAAAGGGAGGATGAAGAGGAAAACCAAAGAGACCCCGATCGGCGCAGGGAGCAGGAACGCAGAGAGCAAGAGCGACGTCGAAGAGAGCAGGAGCAAGAGCGCCGAGAACGCGAACGAAGAGGCGAAAGGGAGGATGAAGAGGAAAACCAAAGAGACCCCGATCGGCGGAGGGAGCAGGAGCGCAGAGAGCAAGAGCGACGTCGTAGAGAGCAGGAGCAAGAGCGCCGAGAACGCGAACGAAGAGGCGAAAGGGAGGATGAAGAGGAAAACCAAAGAGACCCCGATCGGCGGAGGGAGCAGGAGCGCAGAGAGCAAGAGCGACGTCGTAGAGAGCAGGAACAAAGAGAACGTGAATGGGAAAGAGAGCATGGGAGAGGGGGGTCTCAAGAAAGGAGACGAGGAGGACAAGAAGAGGAGATAAGTAGAAAAGAAGAATGGGAACGTGAAGAACGACGGAGAGAACGACAACATGGTGGAAGAAGCCGTGCCAATGAAGTGAATAGTCGATGGACAGAGCAAGAACAGAGCCACAATCCCTACTACTTTCAGGAGCGTCAGTTTCAATCGAGGTTCAGATCCGATCAGGGCCAATGGAGGGTGTTAGAGAGGTTTTCAGAGAGGTCGGAGCTTTTGAGAGGACTTAAGAACCAGCGATTAGCAATTCTTGAGGCCCGCCCTCAGACTTTCATCATCCCTCACCATATAGATGCAGAATCTGTTCTTTTTGTTGTAAAAGGTAATATTTTTCCTATGTTTATGGCTAATGTAAAAATGGAGTTCAATTAATTTTGACGCTCTTTGACTTCTTTTCTTTCGTTTTCTAGGAAGAGCAACCATCACTACGATTGTCCAGGAAAGAAAGGAAACTAGGAAAGAGTCCTATAATGTTGAACGCGGAGATGTTGTAACGATTCCAGCAGGGACAACTGTTTACTTAGCAAACCAAGAAAATGAAGATCTCCAAATCGTTAAATTGATTCAGCCCGTCAACAATCCTGGGGAATTCAAGGTTTGAGAATTCCTCTACTAAGAGTTGAATGATGTTTCATTGGCTTTTTACTAAAGCTTCCTACTTTTGTTGTAGGATTATCTTTCCGGCGGAGGTGAAGCTCAATCATATTATAGTGTTTTCAGCAATGATGTTCTCGAAGCTGCTCTAAACGTTAGTCCCCTACTAAGTCTCAAAACAGAGACAATAGATTTTAAGAAGTGATGTAACTGTCTAAATGATATTGCAGATTCCACGTGATAGACTAGAGAGGATATTCAAGCAACGAGGCGAGAGAAGAGGAAAAATCATAAGGGCTTCACAAGAGCAACTAAAAGCGTTGAGCCAACGTGCCACTTCCGTAAAAAAAGGTGGTCGAGGAGCTAGATCTCTAATCAAGCTAGAAAGCCAGTCCCCTGTTTACAACAATCAATATGGTCAAATGTACGAGGCTTGCCCTGATGAGTTCCCCCAACTTCGGAGAACTGACGTTGCCACGTCTGTCCTTGATATCAAACAAGTATTGAAACACGCTTTTGATATAAAATAGTTCAATACATAATTCATGAAATTCTTGTATTTAACTCAATAACCCCATTTTCAGGGTGGAATGATGGTGCCCCACTTCAACTCGAGAGCCACATGGGTTGTCTTTGTTTCAGAAGGAACTGGATCATTCGAGATGGGCTGCCCTCACGTACAAGGAAGTCAGTGGCAACGAGGAAGGAGAGAGGAAGAACGACAATGGagaagggaagaagaaaaggaacTATCAGATGAAAGAAGCGGTCGAATCGAAAGAATCGCCGGACGTCTATCACAGGGTGGCGTACTCGTAATCCCGGCAGGTCATCCAATCGCCATCATGGCTTCTCCTAATGAAAATCTCCGCTTGGTCGGCTTTGGAATCAATGCCGAAAACAATAAAAGAAACTTCCTCGCCGGTAAGTTGTCCAAAATCAATTTTCTCCCCAATGTTTTCTAACCCCAAATTCTCCAAATAATTTAGCTAAACTCTAATCCTAAATCATTCGATATTCTCATATAGGGAGAGAGAACATAATGAACGAAGTAGACAGGGAAGCAAAAGAACTTACCTTCAACGTAGAAGGAAAGCAGGCAGAAGAGACTTTCAAAAGCCAGAAAGAATCCTTCTTCACAGAAGGGCCGGAAGGAGGTCGTCGAAGGTCGACGGAGACGGAGAGAACCCCGTTGTTTTCGATCCTGAAACTGGCCGGTTACTTCTAAAAAGGGATCAGAAGGAAGGAAGAACGAAGAAGAAAGTTATGAATGTTGTACTAAATAAGAGGCGACGGCTTACGAATGAATATAAATAACGAAATCGTATGAAAAAAAGGagggaacttttttttttcttttttcttttttcttttttgggagTTTGTCTTAAAAAGAAGAAGGGGAGCTTTTTGTACGATCATTAGGGCTTCAAAACAGTGTAAAAATTATGTATAAATAATATCATCATAATAATAGTTgtcttctttttattaaaatgaaatttgtggtttttattttgctatgccttttatttgttgtttgattaatacatacatttttggacaaattaaagaaaatgttGCTTAGTTTGTGAATATAAATtatgaatatgaatatgaatataaattatgaatatgaatatgaatatgaatatgaatatgaataatTGTTTGAAATAACTTATAGATTATACAATTTGAGGAAATTGTAATTCTATGATTAGTTTACCAAAATGTGAGAGAGagtttcatttttcattttgatttaatgTTTTAGTCTAATGTGTGGTTGGGTTTCAGTTTTTAATTCAAACGTATTATTAGTTCACCTAAAATAAGTTTATAATGTTTGGtaagtaaaataaaaacaataattaaaacagatatttgaaattattgttttgtttaaatggaatttaaatattaagaaaataactttatttaaaaaaaacaatatagtatacttttttaaaaaagaaattaatctatttaactaagaaaaaacagaaaatgGTAGATTTAGTGaaaaatatacatacatatatatagtaAATTTTATTCTTCAAATATAAACTTGacaattaaaattttagttgaTAGTGCTAAATTGAATTATACGTGGAATGaacacattttaaaaattattttaacatatttaatttaCATTTGGTTTACCCAACCTAAAAAAACGATTTAagatttttcttcaaaatttttcttcaaatgtCTTTTCAACATAGCTAATGCAGTGCCAACCGAATCTTATAACAATATGAGACATTCGAGGAAAAGAGTGACTTATAATAGAGTATTACAATAGTCTGGATATTATATCTACGTTAGGGAGCAGACTATTATTTCAGCTTTTGTTGGCGTTGCTTTCTTTTGTGGTAGCTATTACTGAAATTTTCACTTTAGCTTGACTTTCTACTTTTGCTTGGTAAATATTTGGAGTAGGGAGGGAGGTAAAGGAGAAACGAGAATGAAATCAAACATTATCCTAATACTAGGATTAGGAAAATCCTAATCAAATACTAGAGCCAACAGAGTGGGCTTCTCTCTAATAATACTAAGATTTGGTTGCATCAGTATTTTGCGTATGAACGTTAGGGCTCTCAACTCACTATCATCTCGCTCGTTATTCACCCACCGAGAATGATTTATAGGAGATAGTAAAGAGAGCAAGGTTTAGAAAAGCATAAACACCAACACATAAAGATTTATGTTTCCAATTACCCACAAACTCCTTAGGTTAAATAGAGAGTGGAGTCGCCCAACTCCTACTAGCTACTCCCACCCTTCAAAATGCTTTGGGTTAAAAGAGCAAACAATAGTAAAAATGAGGTTCCAAATTGTGGCTTTGTATATGGTTAAAGGGATCCATGACTGAAGTGGgtagaaagataaaaaaaaaaaaaaaaaaacatattttaaaaattggatCAAAATTGTAGGCCTCTTAAACGAGTCATTCTTTGCACGAAAAACAAACCCAAATAGCAATCATAATTAAATTTAGGGTTGTTGTCGagatatttacaaatatagtaaaatttatgtATGAAAATTTTTATCGTTGTCAAAAGATTGATATTGGCTTATTATTAATCCAAGAGTTACATCTAAATTtcgttatatttataaattttgatGCATTGTATCAAATAGTTTAGATTGTTATATTCGCAacgataatttaaaataatttttttgatgTATTGTGTCAGATAGTATAATGTAATAGTAATCTACGTAATAATTATTTGTCGGATCGCAGTATTTGttacattttgtaaatattttgaaacacatctataattcaaaataaatgaaagacaaaagagggagaaatttggaaaaagaaaatgatttaaatctaaaaattgaaaaaatatatataaaagagtaGAAAATGGCCCAAAGAGAGAACTTGTTCTTCAAGTCGTTGTAAAGCATAATTGTAGAAGGGGAACTACCGAATTTCACAGAGGCTTTCAAAACCCAGATCGATTTCAAGAAGAACGACAACAACAAACAAGATATGGAGAGCGTATTTGGACTTGTTGGCAATGGATTCGTCATCGTGGCCGCCGACACATCGGCGGTGCACAGTATTTTGGTTCATAAGTCCAACGAGGACAAGATCATGGTGCTCGATTCTCACAAGCTCG
Encoded proteins:
- the LOC103484183 gene encoding vicilin Jug r 2.0101; protein product: MAFSKVKFRLCLLALTLFLACVSVGLGAEGESLGSGVGVDNGCVNGCQELKGKNLDEYAACEKRCGVNQEVTEICRQWCQVMEPHGGEQQQRRCRQECEERLRDQKQGEDVEDKWRDPEREREEQRRREHEREERRRRERERERERGRGHRDENDRDPEREREERRREEQRREQEQRRREQERRERERRGEREDEEENQRGPDWRREQERREQERRRREQERERRERERRGEREDEEENQRDPDRRREQERREQERRRREQEQERRERERRGEREDEEENQRDPDRRREQERREQERRRREQEQERRERERRGEREDEEENQRDPDRRREQERREQERRRREQEQREREWEREHGRGGSQERRRGGQEEEISRKEEWEREERRRERQHGGRSRANEVNSRWTEQEQSHNPYYFQERQFQSRFRSDQGQWRVLERFSERSELLRGLKNQRLAILEARPQTFIIPHHIDAESVLFVVKGRATITTIVQERKETRKESYNVERGDVVTIPAGTTVYLANQENEDLQIVKLIQPVNNPGEFKDYLSGGGEAQSYYSVFSNDVLEAALNIPRDRLERIFKQRGERRGKIIRASQEQLKALSQRATSVKKGGRGARSLIKLESQSPVYNNQYGQMYEACPDEFPQLRRTDVATSVLDIKQGGMMVPHFNSRATWVVFVSEGTGSFEMGCPHVQGSQWQRGRREEERQWRREEEKELSDERSGRIERIAGRLSQGGVLVIPAGHPIAIMASPNENLRLVGFGINAENNKRNFLAGRENIMNEVDREAKELTFNVEGKQAEETFKSQKESFFTEGPEGGRRRSTETERTPLFSILKLAGYF